CTCCCTCATGTGGCCTTCTGTGTCGCAGCTCGGACATCAGTCGCCCGAGAGGACGGACGACGTCCGCAATCGGGGAGAGGCGATCAGCCTCGGCGAGCGGAAGGCCATCCAGCGCGAGCAGCACCTGTGCGGCCATTGCAGCCACGCGCCCGTCTGCAAGGTGGCCGCCGCCCTCGAGCCGCACCTGCTCGTCATTATCAGCCAGTGCATGGCGTTCGATCCCGACGGGGGAAGCCGGGGAGCCCGCTCGTAGATGGCCGACAACTACGCGAATGCCGCCGATGTGCTGCCGCCCGAGCTTCTGGCGCAGGTCCGGCGGTACCACACAGGCCACTTGTGGATCCCCGACGACGGCGCGTACTACCGCAAGCGCAACGAGCGCATCCTTCGCTTGCACGCCGAGGGGATTCCGATCCGGGACATCTCGGCCGAGGTGCACCTCTCGGAGCGCCGGGTCGGTCAGATCCTCGAGTCCATTCGCGCAGATGCCGATCCGTTCGCAAAATCCGCCGAAAATCGCTAGGTTTTGCATACGGACCGGCAGGGCGGCTCGACCGGGTTGATAAATTTTACTTCGTTATGGTTTCATTATGCATCCTATCGAAGTAGATTTTATCGCATGGGAGACCGCCCCACCGCCGAGCCTTACGAAGCCATGGCGCTCTTGCGGTCGCTGGCCGACCGAGGGCAGGCCGTCTTCACCGTCTCGGATGCCCGCGCCGTCGCTGGCGAGGCCGGGGTCGCCCCAAGCTATCTCAATGTCGTGCTCCGCCGGCTGCGGGAAGGCGGGTGGATACAGCGCATCAAGCGTGGAA
This sequence is a window from Pseudomonadota bacterium. Protein-coding genes within it:
- a CDS encoding helix-turn-helix domain-containing protein — protein: MADNYANAADVLPPELLAQVRRYHTGHLWIPDDGAYYRKRNERILRLHAEGIPIRDISAEVHLSERRVGQILESIRADADPFAKSAENR